The proteins below come from a single Leptidea sinapis chromosome 20, ilLepSina1.1, whole genome shotgun sequence genomic window:
- the LOC126970319 gene encoding p21-activated protein kinase-interacting protein 1-like, translating into MDELIVGTYEGFLLGYSLRNENEVTKLKQTFATHSHTSSVRCLSIVGKFLASGGTDDKVVVIDMKTRKEHTVLMNHDGTINTAAFTHGGTHLLTGSDDGSIIVTRTGNWQVEKIWKKAHGGQPVTSIAIHPSDKLAFSLGGDKTLRTWNLVKGRPAFTINLASKGLISPSNITFSPDGNKFSLASQQNVDVWMIKEAALEKRIKCNSKPTCIQWGSDEQLFVGLENGNILTFTVSDSQAQTCPAHKQRVKCLYFENNTLYSASSSGELKVWTVKGSQLKEISSTNAACRITCVALNRQNHLIKKEESDEENNNSNVKESDSDGSDVENTVKLPTKRKPGAFVTISYGDEENKTESPEAPQPPKKAKKRKRSKRVKNKNKD; encoded by the exons ATGGATGAATTAATTGTTGGAACCTACGAAGGCTTCTTGCTTGGATACTCCTTGCGCAACGAAAATGAG gttacaaaattaaaacagaCATTCGCAACACATTCACACACATCATCCGTGCGTTGTTTATCAATTGTCGGTAAATTCCTTGCCTCAGGAGGAACTGACGATAAAGTAGTGGTTATTGATATGAAAACAAGAAAAGAACATACTGTACTTATGAACCATGATGGCACAATAAATACTGCAGCTTTTACTCACGGAGGCACCCATCTTTTGACGGGAAGTGATGATGGATCAATTATCGTAACAAGAACAGGCAACTGGCAAGTAgagaaaatatggaaaaaagCCCATGGAG GACAGCCAGTAACATCTATAGCTATACATCCTTCGGATAAATTAGCCTTTAGTTTAGGCGGTGATAAGACTTTGAGGACTTGGAACCTTGTAAAAGGCAGACCAGCTTTCACCATAAACCTTGCTAGTAAAGGTCTTATTTCTCCATccaatattacattttcaccTGATGGGAACAAGTTTTCCCTTGCTTCACAACAGAATGTTGATGTTTGGATGATTAAAGAAGCTGCTTTAGAGAAAAGAATTAAATGTAATTCAAAACCCACTTGTATTCAGTGGGGTAGTGACGAACAGTTATTTGTTGGTTTAGAAAATGGAAACATTCTTACATTTACTGTCTCTGACTCACAGGCACAAACATGTCCAGCTCATAAACAAAGGGTCAAGTgtttgtattttgaaaataacaCACTATATTCTGCATCTAGCTCAGGAGAATTGAAGGTATGGACAGTTAAAGGAAGCCAACTGAAAGAAATTTCATCTACAAATGCTGCTTGTCGTATAACCTGTGTGGCGTTGAATAGACAAAATCATTTAATAAAGAAAGAGGAATCTGATGAAGAAAATAACAATTCAAATGTTAAGGAGTCTGATAGTGATGGCTCAGATGTTGAAAATACCGTGAAACTCCCTACTAAGAGAAAACCTGGGGCTTTTGTAACTATTAGTTATGGAGATGAAGAGAATAAAACTGAGTCACCAGAAGCACCTCAACCTCCTAAAAAAGCTAAGAAAAGGAAGAGAAGTAAAAGAGTAAAGAATAAGAATAAAGACTAA